The following nucleotide sequence is from Egibacteraceae bacterium.
CGCGCTCGCGGGACAGGCCGCCCGGTCCGAGCGCGGACAGGCGCCGCTTGTGCGTGAGTCCCGACAGCGGGTTGGTCTGGTCCATGAACTGGGAGAGCTGGCTTGCGCCGAAGAACTCCTTGATGGCCGCCACGACGGGGCGGATGTTGATGAGGGTCTGGGGGGTGATCGCCTCGACGTCCTGCGTCGTCATGCGCTCGCGGACGACCCGCTCCATGCGTGACAGCCCGATGCGGACCTGGTTCTGGATGAGCTCGCCGACGCTGCGCAGGCGGCGGTTGCCGAAGTGGTCGATGTCGTCGGTGTCGTACCCGTCGATGTCCTTTGCCAGCTGGACGAGGTAGGACATCGTGGCGAGGACGTCCTCCTTGGTGAGGATCGACGCGAACGACGGGGCCCGGGCCTCGACCGGCGACAGGGCGACGGCCGCCTGGTTGCCGGCGCGCTCGGCCGCCTGGACGAGACGCGCGGGGATGCCCTCGGCGGACAACGGCTTGGCCTCCTCGGGCGTCCGAAGACCGAGCCACACGAGCTCCTCGCCGAGCTTCTTGTTCACCTTGTAGCGGCCGACCTTCGCGAGGTCGTAGCGCTTGTTGTTGAAGAACAGGTTTATGAGCAGGCCACCCGCGCTCTCGGCGGTCGGCGGCTCGCCGGGACGCAGCTTGCGGTAGATGTCCTGCAACGCGTCGCTCGGGTTGGCGAAGCCGTCCTTCTCGAGCGTGCGCGCGATGACCTCCGCGCCGTCGAAGAAGTCGAGCACCTCCTGGTCGGGGATCGGCGTCTCGAGCGTCTCGCGGTCGGCGAGCACGTACTCGCCGCTCGCGGCGTCGTAGACGATCCCCCGCAGCGCTCGGTAGAGCACGGTGAGGTGCTGACGACGCTTGCGGTCGACGCGCACGCCCGCGAACCCGCGCTTGTCGACCTCGAACTCCAGCCAGGCGCCCCGGGACGGGATGACCTTGCAGCCGAAGACGTCGCGCCCGACGGACTTGTCGATCGACTTGTCGAAGTACACGCCGGGGGACCGCACGAGCTGCGAGACGACGACGCGCTCGGTGCCGTTGATGATGAAGGTGCCCCCGCTGGTCATCATCGGGAAGTCGCCCATGAAGACCGTCTGGGACTTGATCTCGCCGGTCGTGCGGTTCACGAACTCCGCCGTTACGAACAGCGGCGCGGCGTACGTCATGTCCTTCTCTTTGCACTCCTCCTCGGAGTGCTTGGGCTCCTCGAAGCGGTGCTCGGAGAACGACAGCGCCATCTGGCCGGTGAAGTCCTCGATCGGGGAGATCTCCTCGAAGACCTCGGCGAGCCCGCCGTCGCGCAGCCAGTGGAAGGAGCCGCGCTGGATGGCGATGAGGTCGAGGTCCTCGACCGGCATCGGCTCCTTGATCTTGGCGAAGGACACACGGCCGTGGGCGCGCTGACGCGCGCCATCGCTCACACGAGGCGTCGGCAAGGGTTACTCCTCCAGAACGAAGCGGAGCGGATCACGAAGTCGCGGCGGTGGGGACACCCGGCGGCGACGCGGTATGCCGCCACGACCCCGGCGGCGGGGGTGCTGCACAGGCGACCAAGGGCAGGAGACAAGGCGAACGAGCAGTGTACCGTGCCGCTACACTGCTTTCAAGCGCCGGAGCCTTCACTGCACGCCGCGTGGGCCACCCAACTCCTTCACCGAGGGTCCGTGGACCCCGAGACTGCCGCGCTCGGCCGGGGGTGTCAAGGGGGGAGTGGGCGGCCCCACCGCGCCGGTCACCTGCGGTCCGCGGGGGAACTACTTGACCTCGACGCTGCCGCCGGCGGCCTCGATGGCGTCCCTCGCCTTGTCGGCGGTCTCCCGGTCCACGCCCTCGAGCACGGGCTTCGGCGCGCCGTCGACGAGGTCCTTGGCCTCCTTCAGGCCGAGGCTCGTGAGAGCACGGACCTCCTTGATGACCTGGATCTTCTTCTCGCCGGCGGAGGTGAGGACGACGTCGAACGCCGTCTGCTCCTCCTCGGCGGGAGCGGCGTCGCCGCCGGCGGCGGCGCCGGGGGCGGCCACGGCGACCGGAGCCGCGGCGGTGACGTCGAACTCCTCCTCGAACGCCTTCACGAACTCGCTGAGCTCGAGGAGGGTCATGCCCTTGAACGCGTCGAGCAGCTCGTCGGTGCTGAGGTTCGCCATCTGAGAGTCTCCTTCTTACCGTGTCGCGTGAGTGGTCCGACTGCTGTGGGGACGGGCCTTACTCGCCGACCGCTTCGCCGTCCGGGGACTGCCCGTCCGTCGCGCCCCCGGACTTCTTGTCGGCGAGCGCCGCGAAGAGCCGTGCGGCCTTGCTGAGGCTTGCCTGCGCGAGGCGAGCAGGCTGAGCGACGACCGCCTCGAACATGCCCGCGAGGCGCGCGAGGAGCTGCTCGCGGGACTCGAGGTCCGCCAGGCGCAGCGTCTCCTCGGCGTCGAGCAGGCGGCCGTCGAGGATGCCGCCCTTCACGACGAGGGCGGGATGCTCGCGGGAGAACGCACGCAGTGCCTTCGCTGCCGCGACGGGGTCCCCGGTGCAGAAGGTCACCGCGGTCGGACCGGTGAGCAACTCGTCGGGGATGTCGATGCCCGCGTCGCGGGCGGCGATACGCGTGAGGGTGTTCTTGACGACCTTGTACTCGGCCTCGTTCTTGCGCAGCTCCGCACGCAGCTGCGCGAGCTCGCCCACGGTCAGTCCCCGGTACTCGGTCAGGACCGCCGCGTTCGCGCCGCTCAGGCGGTCCCGGACCTCGGTCACCACCGCGACCTTCTCGGGTCTTGCCATCAGCTCGCTCCTTGCCGGAAAGAAAAAGGCCTCCCGCACACCGGGAGGCACACTCCGCTCGGTTGGAGAGCGAACCTCGGCTGGTCGGCCCTCGGGCCTGTTACCCGCGCTGCGGGACCAACGGTCTACGGCGAACCCCACAGTACCGCCCCGCCCGGCCGTGTCAAAGCCGGCGACGGCGCGAAGCCGCCGTCACGAGGCGGCGAGCTCCTCTTCCTCCCACAGCTCCCGCGTCCGGGTCGGGTCGATGCGGATGGACGGCCCCTGCGAGGTCGACACGTGGATCCTGCGCAAGTACCGGCCCTTGGCGGCGGCCGGGCGCTGGCGCAGGAGCTCGTCGATCACCGCGGCGTAGTTCTCGACGAGCTGGCGGGGGGTGAACGAGGCCTTGCCGATGACGAGGTGGACGTTGGCCTGGCGGTCGGTGCGGTAGTCGACGCGGCCGGCCTTGATCTCGGCGACGGCCTTCGCGACGTCCATCGTGACCGTCCCCGTCTTCGGGTTCGGCATGAGACCACGGGGGCCGAGCACCTTGCCGAAGCGGCCGACCTTGCCCATCTGGTCGGGCGTGGCGATGACCGCGTCGAAGTCGAGGTTGCCCGCCTCGATCAGCGCCGTCACCTCGGCGGAACCGACGATGTCGGCTCCGGCCTCCTCGGCCTCCGCCGCTTTGGCGCCCTCGGCGAAGACCGCGACGCGGGCGGTCTTGCCGGTGCCGTGGGGCAGCGCCACGGAGCCACGGACCATCTGGTCGGCCTTGCGGGGGTCCACGCCGAGCCGGAAGGCGAGGTCGACGGTGGGGTCGTAGGAGACCGTCGTCGTCTCCTTGACGAGCCGCAACGCGGCGGCGGGTGTGTAGAGGCGGTCGGGATCGACCTTCTCGGACGCGACCTGGTAGCGCTTGCCGCGACGGGCCATGGCTTGTTCCTCCTGTGCTGCGTGCTGTGGTGCGAGCGGGCGGCGCAGCCGCCCTCCCACGACGGGCGACGGTGCTACTGGACGACGAGACCCATGGATCGGGCGGTGCCCTCGATGATCTTCGTCGCGCCCTCGATGTCGACGGCGTTGAGGTCGTCCATCTTGCGCTCGGCGATCTCGCGGACCGCGTCGCGGGAGATCGTGCCGACCTTGTTGCGGTTGGGCTCACCCGAGCCCTTGTCGAGCTTCGCAGCCTTCAGCAGCAGCTTCGCCGCGGGCGGCGTCTTCGTCACGAACGTGAACGAGCGGTCCTCGTAGACGGTGATCTCCACGGGGACGACGTCGCCGATCTGAGGCTGCGTCCGCTCGTTGTAGGCCTTGCAGAACTCCATGATGTTGACGCCGTGCTGACCGAGCGCCGGGCCCACCGGCGGCGCCGGCGTCGCCTGACCCGCCGGGATCTGCAGCTTGATGAGCGCCATGACCTTCTTGGCCATTTGAGTTTCTCACTTCCTCTGAGGGTTGTGGCCGGTCCGCGAGCCGGGCCGGAGTGGGTAAAGGACCGTTCGGCCCCGGAGGGCCGGGCCGTGACCCGACCTGACGGCAGTCACAGCTTCGCCACCTGGTCGAAGCCGAGCTCGACGGGGGTCTCCCGGCCGAAGATCGACACGAGGACCTTGAGCTTCGACTGGTCGGCGTTGATCTCCGAGATCGTACCGGTGAAGTCGGCGAACGGGCCCTGGGTCACGCGGACGTTCTCGTTCTCCTCGAACTCGACCGTCGGCGTGACCTTCTCCGCCTCGTCGGGCTCGGCGAGGATCGCCTCGACCTCCGACAGCGACAGCGGCACGGGGCGCGCGCCGGGAGGGCCGACGAAACCGGTCACCGCGGGGGTGTTGCGCACGACGTACCAGGAGTCGTCGTCGAGCTCCATGCGCACGAGGACGTAGCCCGGGAAGACCTTGCGCTGGACCGACTGCTTCTTGCCGCCCTTGATCTCGACGGCCTCCTCGGTGGGGATGATGACGTCGAAGATCCGGTCTTCCATGTTCATCGACTGGATGCGGTTCTCGAGGTTCGCCTTCACCTTCGCCTCGTAGCCGGCGTAGGTGTGCACGACGTAGAAGTCCCCGGGCAGGCGCGCGAAGTCGAGCCGGGAGGGGCGCCGGTCGGGCTCGGGCTCGTCGTCGACGGCATCGGCCGGCAAGGGCGCGGCCGCGCCGTCGTCGGCGAAGAGGTTGTCGAGGTCCTCGCCGGCGCGCTCGGCGGTCTCGGCGCCGGCGGCGGCGAGCAGGTCGTCGAAGTCGTCCTCGTCAGGAGAGCCCGGGTCGGTGGGGTCCTCCTGCGTCTCCCGCACGCCAGTGCCGCCGAGCGCGGCACCTACGTCGTCGCCGGCGGACCGGGCGGTGTCCTCGCCCACGAGCCCCGGTGCGGGAGCCTCGTCGGCGGCGGGGTCCGGCCGCGCCTCGCTGGCGGGGACCGGCGGCCCGTCGGACTGGTCGACCTCCTCGGGCGCGGGGGTCGCCTCGCGCAGGGGGTTCTCGCTCATGAGAAGATCCGCAGTGCGAACTCGCCGAACAGCTGGTCGAGGCCGAAGATGAACAACGTGACGACCGCCACCGCGACGAGCACGACGATGCTGTAGGACGCGACCTCTTTGCGCGACGGCCACACCACCCGCTTCAGCTCGCCGCGGATCTCCCGGGTGAACTGCCGGGGGCTCGTGCGCTTCTTCTTCGTTTCCGGCAGAGCCTCAGCGGTGACGTCGACCTCTTTCTCGGCGCGCCGCTTCTGCCGTTCCATATCGCGCTTGAATTCGCGACTCACAGGCTGCTCCTCGTGGGTCCTGCCAACCGCCGGCGGCACGGCCGGTGGAGGTGGCAGGGGCGGAGGGACTCGAACCCCCGACCTTCGGTTTTGGAGACCGACGCTCTGCCAGTTGAGCTACGCCCCTCGATGGCCCGGGTGGCCGTTGGGCGTGGGCCCCACGCCCTTACATGAAAAACCACTGTCCGGAAGACAGCGGACCGCCAGTATAGGGTCCCTCCTCGCTCGGTGACAACCGGTGCCGTGGGGGTGGGGCGCCACCCTCTGGGCCGTTGCCGCCGAGACCTGCCACCTCGCTCGGCTCACACATCTCCAACCCCTGCGCCGCGTCGGGCCCGCACCGTCGCCGGCGGCATACCCTGCTGCCGATGGCCGATCGCGAGCTCGAGCGCTATGTGGCGGGCCTGCGGCCGGCGGTCGAGGGCGGCTCGCTCGACGGGGTGCTCGGCGGTGTCGCCGCTGCGGTGGCCTGCGCCCGCGGGGTCACGCTTGCCGGGGCGCCACTGCCTGCACGCCCCGGCGCCGCAGCCGCGCTCATGCCGCCGCCACGCCTGGCACGCCCGGAACTGCTCGGTCAGGTCTACGAAGCGCTGCGTCCCCGCGCCGCGCGGCGGACGGCGGGCGCCTTCTACACCCCCGAGGCGGTCGCACGGGCGCTCGCGGCGGCCGTCCTCGACCCACTGCACGCCCACCCCCGCCGCGTGCGGGTGGCGGACCCCGCGGTCGGCGGGGGGGCGTTCCTGCTCGCCGCGGCCCGTCACCTGTGCGCGCGCGGCGCCGACGCCCGCGGGGTCGTGCTCCGCGGCCTGTACGGGGTGGACGTCGATCCGACCGCGGTGGCGGTGACGCGCACCGCGCTCGCCATCCTCGCCGGCGGGACGCCGCCGCCTGCTGCCCACGTGCGCGTCGCCGACGCGCTCGGCGTCGAGGGCGCGCTCCCGAACGGCCTCGACGCCGTCGTTGGCAACCCCCCCTTCCTCAGCCAGCTCGCCGCGGCCACCGCCCGCTCGCCGGCGGCCCGGCAGTCCCTGAGAGCGCGCTTCGGCGAGGCCGCCGGCGGCTACGCCGACACCGCCAACCTCTTCCTCCTGCTCGGGCTGGGGCTCGTGCGCGACGGCGGGCGGGTCGGGCTCGTCCTGCCCGACTCCTTCCTCGTGGCACGCGACGCGGGACCCGCCCGTCGGGCGGCGGCGGCGGTTGCGGCACTCGAGTGGCTGTGGCTGGCCGGCGAGCCGGTGTTCGCCGCCGGCGTGCGGGTGTGCGCGCCGGTGTTCGCGGTCGGGCGCCCCCAGCGCGCACTGGTCCGGCGCTTCGGGCCGGCGTTCGCCGAGCGGCACCCCCTGCCGCTCAGCGGCGCACGTCTGCGGGCGCTGCCGACCTGGGGCGGCCTCGGCGCGGACCTGCTCGGCGTCCCCGCGGTCGACGTGGCCGGCAGCGGCACGCTCGGCGACCACGGCAGGGCCACCGCCGGCTTCCGTGACGAGTACTACGGTCTCATCCCCTACGTCTTCGACGGCGACGGGCACCGTGACGACGAGCGCCGCTACCCCCGCCTGCTCACCACCGGGCTCATCGACCCGGCGAGGAGCTTGTGGGGGGTCGTGCGGACACGGTTCGCCAAGCAGCGGTTCACGCGTCCCC
It contains:
- the rplK gene encoding 50S ribosomal protein L11; this translates as MAKKVMALIKLQIPAGQATPAPPVGPALGQHGVNIMEFCKAYNERTQPQIGDVVPVEITVYEDRSFTFVTKTPPAAKLLLKAAKLDKGSGEPNRNKVGTISRDAVREIAERKMDDLNAVDIEGATKIIEGTARSMGLVVQ
- the rplA gene encoding 50S ribosomal protein L1, which codes for MARRGKRYQVASEKVDPDRLYTPAAALRLVKETTTVSYDPTVDLAFRLGVDPRKADQMVRGSVALPHGTGKTARVAVFAEGAKAAEAEEAGADIVGSAEVTALIEAGNLDFDAVIATPDQMGKVGRFGKVLGPRGLMPNPKTGTVTMDVAKAVAEIKAGRVDYRTDRQANVHLVIGKASFTPRQLVENYAAVIDELLRQRPAAAKGRYLRRIHVSTSQGPSIRIDPTRTRELWEEEELAAS
- a CDS encoding DNA-directed RNA polymerase subunit beta; amino-acid sequence: MPTPRVSDGARQRAHGRVSFAKIKEPMPVEDLDLIAIQRGSFHWLRDGGLAEVFEEISPIEDFTGQMALSFSEHRFEEPKHSEEECKEKDMTYAAPLFVTAEFVNRTTGEIKSQTVFMGDFPMMTSGGTFIINGTERVVVSQLVRSPGVYFDKSIDKSVGRDVFGCKVIPSRGAWLEFEVDKRGFAGVRVDRKRRQHLTVLYRALRGIVYDAASGEYVLADRETLETPIPDQEVLDFFDGAEVIARTLEKDGFANPSDALQDIYRKLRPGEPPTAESAGGLLINLFFNNKRYDLAKVGRYKVNKKLGEELVWLGLRTPEEAKPLSAEGIPARLVQAAERAGNQAAVALSPVEARAPSFASILTKEDVLATMSYLVQLAKDIDGYDTDDIDHFGNRRLRSVGELIQNQVRIGLSRMERVVRERMTTQDVEAITPQTLINIRPVVAAIKEFFGASQLSQFMDQTNPLSGLTHKRRLSALGPGGLSRER
- the secE gene encoding preprotein translocase subunit SecE, whose product is MSREFKRDMERQKRRAEKEVDVTAEALPETKKKRTSPRQFTREIRGELKRVVWPSRKEVASYSIVVLVAVAVVTLFIFGLDQLFGEFALRIFS
- the rplJ gene encoding 50S ribosomal protein L10 translates to MARPEKVAVVTEVRDRLSGANAAVLTEYRGLTVGELAQLRAELRKNEAEYKVVKNTLTRIAARDAGIDIPDELLTGPTAVTFCTGDPVAAAKALRAFSREHPALVVKGGILDGRLLDAEETLRLADLESREQLLARLAGMFEAVVAQPARLAQASLSKAARLFAALADKKSGGATDGQSPDGEAVGE
- a CDS encoding N-6 DNA methylase; amino-acid sequence: MADRELERYVAGLRPAVEGGSLDGVLGGVAAAVACARGVTLAGAPLPARPGAAAALMPPPRLARPELLGQVYEALRPRAARRTAGAFYTPEAVARALAAAVLDPLHAHPRRVRVADPAVGGGAFLLAAARHLCARGADARGVVLRGLYGVDVDPTAVAVTRTALAILAGGTPPPAAHVRVADALGVEGALPNGLDAVVGNPPFLSQLAAATARSPAARQSLRARFGEAAGGYADTANLFLLLGLGLVRDGGRVGLVLPDSFLVARDAGPARRAAAAVAALEWLWLAGEPVFAAGVRVCAPVFAVGRPQRALVRRFGPAFAERHPLPLSGARLRALPTWGGLGADLLGVPAVDVAGSGTLGDHGRATAGFRDEYYGLIPYVFDGDGHRDDERRYPRLLTTGLIDPARSLWGVVRTRFAKQRFTRPRVDVVRLRRESPLGPWSRARLVPKVLVATQTRVLEAVADPCGEWLPSTPTITVETPAEQVWHLAAALNSPPLAAVALRRHAGAALSPDAITLSARHVAALPAPTQGGDWDEAAAAVRAAAAATTEGGWRDALEHAGRAMCLAYRVDDPDGLLAWWSARLPPWRSAHPAQS
- the rplL gene encoding 50S ribosomal protein L7/L12, producing the protein MANLSTDELLDAFKGMTLLELSEFVKAFEEEFDVTAAAPVAVAAPGAAAGGDAAPAEEEQTAFDVVLTSAGEKKIQVIKEVRALTSLGLKEAKDLVDGAPKPVLEGVDRETADKARDAIEAAGGSVEVK
- the nusG gene encoding transcription termination/antitermination protein NusG, producing MPGDFYVVHTYAGYEAKVKANLENRIQSMNMEDRIFDVIIPTEEAVEIKGGKKQSVQRKVFPGYVLVRMELDDDSWYVVRNTPAVTGFVGPPGARPVPLSLSEVEAILAEPDEAEKVTPTVEFEENENVRVTQGPFADFTGTISEINADQSKLKVLVSIFGRETPVELGFDQVAKL